In Scatophagus argus isolate fScaArg1 chromosome 7, fScaArg1.pri, whole genome shotgun sequence, a genomic segment contains:
- the exoc3l1 gene encoding exocyst complex component 3-like protein: MSAGDQKNGGDKPEDTMPVVEVWPEVERAECLARGAALKWASGVFCRPEHLERLSQYRKRESQRTASIHTRLKSMVQSYLEGVGWGLEQLREARAELKEVSHALKKAGLESNRNTEGVKALERLREVSVNHCQLLAAVSNLPRLYSVRSMVLETERLVESRRLLEAHARLMDLEHWQDDILWQLHGAAGTAGSALSTEDQELVAKYFSGVGKLVDALGKELWAVVSSALALARQNPTPFVSAVRIVEREEALDRALLEERGGSRGNARPLPPGRPRCWRACFFQVLDEAVSARFRSVSYLHTRGPGLAGHLSALQHSIMADLATVRHLLEHCVPSHYHLTGAYLRASHKCLHAHLAQVSSWDLESGEIFAVLNWVLHIYNSPDMMGHPELVAEKEKEELGPLISTEGLEQLQNKYVQSVRKSVSEWMHKALQVELQDWQRDQEPDTDHEGFYHTSLPTIITQMLEENARVALMIGESLRDQTIQMGLYEMENLLNRFREALVESGKEHRRDPSNNKNKFYLHYLLASISNCIILKKSTESLQQQQSSRSAGQFSRTPPNPLAALDRAVRRACRLVMDQLLLDLQPFLPGLLTRPWLVQGDPTPKLCSVLERHLELYSRVRPPCRQRLQEEAQWLMVVEYVRALMQKRLVCRSAEERRQLAQQIVQDDQQFREIFHGLEGEGSVPEVNPLALLPVLADFVRLKDPGMLILEVSGLAAKYPDISEEHVSVLLDIRGDVSRDIRGAVLDLLEQCAPPLPAGYRPIFTDILVPPSTMAFCLPTAKCA, encoded by the exons ACACGATGCCAGTGGTGGAGGTATGGCCAGAGGTGGAGAGGGCCGAGTGTTTGGCCCGCGGTGCTGCCCTGAAGTGGGCGTCAGGTGTTTTCTGTCGACCTGAACATCTGGAGCGTCTGAGCCAatacaggaagagagagagtcagaggaCCGCCTCCATACACACCAGGCTCAAG TCCATGGTCCAGTCCTACCTGGAAGGGGTAGGTTGGGGTCTGGAGCAGCTCCGGGAGGCCAGGGCTGAGCTGAAAGAGGTGTCACATGCCTTGAAGAAAGCAGGTTTAGAGTCTAATAGAAACACAGAGGGGGTGAAGGCTCTGGAGAGGCTGAGAGAAGTGTCAGTCAACCACTGTCAGCTCCTCGCTGCCGTCAGCAACCTGCCACGACTTTACTCTG TTCGAAGCATGGTGTTGGAGACTGAGCGTCTGGTGGAGTCCCGGCGTCTCCTGGAGGCCCACGCCCGGCTGATGGATCTGGAGCACTGGCAGGATGACATCCTCTGGCAGCTCCACGGGGCTGCTGGGACAGCAGGAAGTGCCCTTAGCACAGAGGACCAAGAGCTGGTGGCCAAGTATTTTTCTGGTGTGGGAAAGCTGGTGGACGCCCTTG GTAAGGAGCTGTGGGCGGTGGTGAGCAGTGCTCTGGCCCTGGCGCGACAAAACCCCACACCGTTTGTATCAGCTGTGAGGATAGTGGAGCGGGAGGAGGCCCTGGACCGAGCTTtactggaggagagaggggggagcAGAGGCAACGCCAGGCCCCTGCCCCCAGGACGACCTCGCTGCTGGAGAGCATGCTTCTTCCAG GTACTAGATGAGGCGGTTTCTGCACGGTTTCGCAGCGTTTCCTACCTGCACACACGAGGGCCAGGTTTGGCAGGccacctctctgctctccagcACAGTATCATGGCTGACCTGGCCACCGTACGCCACCTGCTGGAGCACTGTGTCCCGTCACACTACCATCTAACAGGAGCCTACCTGAGGGCCAGccacaaatgtttacatgctcaCTTGGCACAG GTTAGCAGCTGGGACCTGGAGAGTGGGGAAATCTTTGCTGTGCTCAACTGGGTGCTACACATCTACAACAG CCCAGACATGATGGGTCATCCAGAGCTGGTGgctgagaaggagaaagaagaactAGGACCTCTTATCTCCACTGAGGGACTGGAACAGCTGCAGAACAAATACGTACAGAGTGTTCGG AAGAGTGTATCAGAGTGGATGCACAAAGCTCTGCAAGTGGAGCTGCAAGACTGGCAGAGGGACCAAGAGCCTGACACAGACCATGAAGGTTTCTACCACACCAGCCTGCCCACCATCATCACACAG ATGCTGGAGGAGAATGCCCGAGTGGCTCTGATGATCGGAGAATCCTTACGAGATCAGACCATACAGATGGGACTGTACGAGATGGAGAACCTGCTCAACAG GTTTCGAGAAGCTCTGGTGGAATCAGGGAAGGAGCATCGCAGGGATCcgagcaacaacaaaaacaagttcTACCTCCACTATCTGCTGGCCTCCATCAGCAACTGCATCATCCTCAA AAAGTCCACAGagagcctgcagcagcagcagtcgtCCCGGTCAGCGGGGCAGTTCTCTCGGACTCCCCCCAACCCTCTGGCAGCTCTGGATCGGGCGGTGAGACGGGCGTGTCGCCTGGTGATggatcagctgctgctggatctTCAGCCTTTCCTCCCAGGCCTGCTGACCCGACCCTGGCTGGTCCAGGGAGACCCCACCCCTAAACTATGCAGCGTCCTGGAGCGTCACCTGGAGCTGTACAGCCGTGTTCGACCACCCTGCCGACAG CGTCTGCAGGAGGAAGCCCAGTGGCTGATGGTGGTGGAGTATGTCCGTGCTCTGATGCAGAAGAGGTTGGTGTGTCGCAGTGCCGAGGAGAGGAGGCAGCTCGCCCAGCAGATAGTTCAGGACGACCAGCAGTTCAGAGAAATCTTCCACGGCCTG GAGGGTGAAGGGTCGGTACCTGAAGTCAATCCGTTGGCCTTGCTACCCGTCCTGGCTGACTTTGTCCGGCTGAAAGACCCTGGTATGCTCATTCTGGAAGTTTCTGGACTTGCTGCCAAATACCCTGACATCAG TGAAGAGCATGTGTCTGTACTGCTGGATATCCGTGGTGATGTGTCCAGGGACATCAGGGGGGCTGTGTTGGACTTGCTGGAGCAGTGCGCCCCCCCTCTGCCTGCAGGATACCGACCCATCTTCACTGACATCCTGGTGCCTCCCTCCACCATGGCCTTCTGTCTGCCCACTGCCAAGTGTGCATAA